A segment of the Thermoplasmata archaeon genome:
GCCGGTGAGCGAATAGCCGCTGACGCTGCCCTCGTAGAAGGGGGTCGACGAGGTCGAGGTCACGGTCTCGTTGCTCTGGGGCAGCAGCGGGACGAACAGGAGCGCCGCCCCGAGGACCGCGAGGATGATGCCGAGGACCACGAGGCCGCCGCGCATCCGCTGACGGGAGGTCTGCGGGCTCGTACTACTTCAAGCCGCCGGTCGCACCGGCGGGACGGGGACTCACGGACGCTCGGCGACCGGGACGTAGACCAGGTCGACCGCGCCGACGTACTTGGCGGTCGGGCGGATGAGGCGCAGGTCCTGGTACTCCTCGAGCACGTGGGCCGTCCAGCCGGCGACGCGGCTCGCCGCGAAGATCGGCGTGAACAGATCGTGCGGGATGCCGAGCAAGGAGTAGATCGAGCCCGAGTACAGGTCGACGTTGGGGTACAGCCCCTTCTCACGGTGGACGACCTCCTCGACGTGCCCAAGGATCTCGAAGTAGTGCAGATCGTGCTTCGCCTCGCCGATGCGCCGCGACCAGTCCCGCAGGATCGTCGCACGCGGGTCCTCGACCTTGTAGACGCGATGCCCGAAGCCCATGATCCGTTCGTGGCGGGCGAGGCGTTCCTTCACGATCGCTTCCGCCCGGTCGGGCGTGCCGATCTCGTCCAGGAGCTCCATCACGCGCTCGTTGGCGCCGCCGTGGAGCGGCCCCTTCAGCGTGCCGACCGCGCTCGTGACGGCGCTATAGAGGTCCGAGAGCGTCGAGGCCGTCACGCGGGCGGCGAAGGTCGAGGCGTTGAGCTCGTGGTCGGCGTGCAGGATCAGCGCGACGTCGATCGCGCGGGCCTCGAGCTCGGTCGGCTCGCGGTCGGTGAGCGCGTAGAGGAGATAGGCCGCCTGGGAGAGCTCGGGGCGGTCGCGGAGCGGCGGCAGGCCCGCCCGACGCCGATGGAACTCGCCGAGGATCGTCGGGAGCGCCGCGGTGAGGCGCTGGGCGCCGCCGATCGAGCTCGCCCCCGGCTTGCCCTCCTCGGGCTCGAACAGCGCGAGGGCGCTCACGCTCGTGCGCAGGATGTCCATCGGCGTCGCCTCGGCCGGCATCGAGCGCACCCGCTCGACGAACGCCGGCGGGAGCGTCCGCAGCTCCCCGAATCGGCGCCGCAGGTCGGAGAGCTGCATCGCGTTCGGGAGGCGACCGTACCACAGCAGGTAGGCGACCTCCTCGAAGTTCGAGCGCGCCGCGAGGTCGCGGATGTCGTAGCCCTGGTAGATCAGGCGCCCCTGCTTGCCATCGATGAAGCAGATCCGGGACTCGAGCGCGACGACGTCCTCGAGGCCCCGCTGGACGACCGACGGATCCGGCATGACGCGCCCCGTGCCCGGCCGACACGGGCACAGGTTAAGGGACTTTCGCGGCGACCGGCGCCTCCGAGCGCACCGGTGACACCTTCGCCGGCCCCTCGACGGGAACCGCCGGCCCACTGGCCGCGCGGAGGCGCGCCCGGTACGCGACCCAGGCGGCCGACCAGAGCGGGATCGAGACCAAGAGACAGCCGGCGGCGACCAGGAAGACGAGGCGGAAGCTTCCGTAGACGGCGAGTACCCCCGAGAGGCCGGCACCGAGCACGGCCGCCGCGCCCCCGAGCGCGCTGTTGACCCCGAGGATCCCCCCGGCGTCGCGCCGCTCGAGCCCGCGGAAGAGGATGAGCGAGCTCGCCGTTGTGTAGATCGCGATCGCGCCGCCGAGGATGCCGAAGACGACGAAGTTGGCCACGAAGGCGTGCGGATCGAGGAACGCGGCGAACGTGAAGCCGGCCGTGGCGAGGTAACCGAGCGCCCGGACGTAGCTGGACGAGCGGACGAGGCGATCCGGTCCGAGGCGGTTGGCGAGCCATCCCGAGAGGGGGTAGAGCAGGGTCTGGGCGAGGGTGTTCGAGAAGTTCACGAGAAAGATCGCGGCGACCCCGAGCCCGACCGAGACGAGGTACGGCGTGTAGGAGATGTTGTAGAGGTTCGAACCCAAGTTGAACAGGAACATCGCGGCCATGAGCAGCGGCAGCTCGTGGTGGATCTCCTCCTTCGCCCAGAGGCGGAAGCGGGCGAGCGCGCCGGGGCGCAGCCGCGGGCGGCGGGGGAAGAACGGGATCGCGATGTGCAGCGACGCGGAGACCTTGAGACGGGAGGCGAGGCTCTCCGGATGCGTCGCGACCGCCCGGGTGGTGGCCCGAGCCTCGCCTTCGCGGATGCCGAACCACAGGGCGATCGCGCTCGCCGCGGCGAGGGCGGCGAGCACATCGACGAGCGAGAGGAGCGCGGCATTGTTGACCGTCCACAGGTAGCCGATGATGAGCCCGATGACCGAACCGACGATGCTCATCTCCTGGAACGAAGCGTACGCCGTCGCGCGCTCGGCCGCCCCGAAGCGCTCCAGGATGAGGAGGTTCGAAGCGCTCGTGCCCGCGGGCGCCACGAGCCCGATCGCCGTGTACACGGCATAGAGCACCGGCAGCGAATCGATCCGGCTGAGGAGCAGGTAGAGGACCGCGTACCCGCCGAACGTCACGACCAGGAAGATCCGGCGGGCGGGGTAGCGGTCGGCGAGGTGGCCCCAGGCGACCGAGGAGAGGATCACGGCCGCGTTGAACACCGTCGCCGCGGTCGCGACGTCCGCCCAGCTGCCGTGCAGCGGGATCAGGATCAGC
Coding sequences within it:
- a CDS encoding MFS transporter yields the protein MATALRTWPSRLVARPWLLAFVPVNAATAGFGVVLPLLILIPLHGSWADVATAATVFNAAVILSSVAWGHLADRYPARRIFLVVTFGGYAVLYLLLSRIDSLPVLYAVYTAIGLVAPAGTSASNLLILERFGAAERATAYASFQEMSIVGSVIGLIIGYLWTVNNAALLSLVDVLAALAAASAIALWFGIREGEARATTRAVATHPESLASRLKVSASLHIAIPFFPRRPRLRPGALARFRLWAKEEIHHELPLLMAAMFLFNLGSNLYNISYTPYLVSVGLGVAAIFLVNFSNTLAQTLLYPLSGWLANRLGPDRLVRSSSYVRALGYLATAGFTFAAFLDPHAFVANFVVFGILGGAIAIYTTASSLILFRGLERRDAGGILGVNSALGGAAAVLGAGLSGVLAVYGSFRLVFLVAAGCLLVSIPLWSAAWVAYRARLRAASGPAVPVEGPAKVSPVRSEAPVAAKVP
- a CDS encoding citrate/2-methylcitrate synthase, with translation MPDPSVVQRGLEDVVALESRICFIDGKQGRLIYQGYDIRDLAARSNFEEVAYLLWYGRLPNAMQLSDLRRRFGELRTLPPAFVERVRSMPAEATPMDILRTSVSALALFEPEEGKPGASSIGGAQRLTAALPTILGEFHRRRAGLPPLRDRPELSQAAYLLYALTDREPTELEARAIDVALILHADHELNASTFAARVTASTLSDLYSAVTSAVGTLKGPLHGGANERVMELLDEIGTPDRAEAIVKERLARHERIMGFGHRVYKVEDPRATILRDWSRRIGEAKHDLHYFEILGHVEEVVHREKGLYPNVDLYSGSIYSLLGIPHDLFTPIFAASRVAGWTAHVLEEYQDLRLIRPTAKYVGAVDLVYVPVAERP